The following proteins are co-located in the Sulfurospirillum deleyianum DSM 6946 genome:
- the motB gene encoding flagellar motor protein MotB, with translation MGKKKCKPTECPAGEKWAVPYADFLSLLLALFIALYALASVNTEKMKALKEEFVKIYDYSAKPEETTPVMNLNVKSGDAGKEKEKDKGNVGGMSAQLEEIARMAQMIEKMSLGEGSLDQKIDGAIFKLPTKMLFAPGSAEITNSDSMLFLKRISDIITMLPQNVDVVVKGFTDTTPPPRGSKYQDNLELSSARANAVIRVLIRNGIAKERLSSAGYGDTKAIASNDTDEGREKNSRVEFTMRISGPSNAAKKSILDTLNTLEKQGE, from the coding sequence GTGGGTAAAAAGAAATGTAAACCAACAGAGTGCCCAGCCGGTGAAAAATGGGCAGTGCCTTATGCTGACTTTTTAAGCCTTCTACTGGCGCTTTTTATTGCGCTTTACGCATTGGCTTCTGTCAATACGGAGAAGATGAAGGCACTTAAAGAAGAGTTTGTCAAAATTTACGATTACAGTGCCAAACCTGAAGAAACCACTCCTGTTATGAACCTCAATGTCAAATCAGGCGATGCGGGAAAAGAAAAAGAGAAAGACAAAGGCAATGTGGGTGGGATGAGTGCTCAACTCGAAGAGATTGCTAGAATGGCGCAAATGATTGAGAAGATGAGTTTAGGAGAAGGCTCATTGGATCAAAAGATTGATGGGGCGATCTTTAAACTTCCAACCAAAATGCTTTTTGCACCAGGTTCTGCGGAGATTACCAACAGTGATTCTATGCTCTTTTTAAAGCGCATTTCTGATATTATCACCATGCTTCCTCAAAATGTCGATGTCGTTGTCAAAGGGTTTACCGATACCACGCCTCCACCTCGTGGTTCAAAATATCAGGATAATCTGGAACTTTCCAGTGCGCGTGCCAATGCGGTCATTCGTGTCTTAATTCGTAATGGCATTGCTAAAGAGCGTTTAAGTTCAGCAGGATATGGCGATACCAAAGCGATTGCAAGTAACGACACTGATGAAGGACGTGAAAAAAATAGCCGTGTCGAATTTACCATGCGTATTTCAGGTCCTAGCAATGCTGCTAAAAAATCTATTTTAGATACCCTCAACACCTTAGAAAAACAAGGCGAATGA